The following proteins come from a genomic window of Miscanthus floridulus cultivar M001 chromosome 2, ASM1932011v1, whole genome shotgun sequence:
- the LOC136538329 gene encoding probable leucine-rich repeat receptor-like protein kinase At1g35710 codes for MPTPPPAPSRLLLAAPLLAILALAAVAANANAATPPPSPAEALLAWKSSLGDPAALSTWTNATQVSICTTWRGVSCDVAGRVVSLRLLGLGLTGGLDSLDPAAFPSLTSLNLKDNNLTGAIPASFSQLRALATLDLGSNGLNGTIPPQLGDLTDLVELRLYNNNLVGDIPYQLSRLPKIVQLDLGSNYLTMTSVPFSPMPKVEFLSLSLNYLNGSFPEFVLRSGNVTYLDLSQNAFSGPVPDALPERLPNLQWLNLSANAFSGRIPASLAKLTRLRDLHLGGNSLTGGVPDFLGSMSQLRVLELGSNPLGGSLPPVLGRLKMLQRLDVKNASLVSTLPPELGSLSNLNFVDLSINHLSGGLPAAFAGMKRMQEFGISSNNLTGEIPGQLFASWPELISFQAQTNSLTGTIPLEVGKATKLLILYLYSNNITGEIPSQLGWLVNLAELDLSVNSLSGPIPNSFGNLKQLTRLALFFNELTGKIPPEIGNMTALQILDVNTNNLEGELPSSISLLRNLQYLSVFDNSMSGTVPPDLGAGLALTDVSFANNSFSGELPQSLCDGFALNNFTANHNSFSGKLPPCLKNCSELYRVRLEGNHFTGDISEVFGVHPSMDYLDISGNKLTGRLSDDWGQCTKITRLKMDGNSISGAIPAAFGNMTSLQDLSLAANNLAGAIPPELGNLNFLFNLNLSHNSFSGPIPTSLSNNSKLQKLDLSGNMLNGTIPAGIDNLGSLTYLDLSKNELSGQIPSELGNLFQLQTLLDLSSNSLSGPIPSNLVKLANLQKLNLSHNELNGSIPASFSRISSLEIVDFSYNQLTGEIPSGNAFQNSSAEAYIGNLGLCGNVQGIPSCDRISTSGRHKRTVIEIVFSVVGAVLLAGIVACLILACRRRPREQKVLEASTNDPYESVIWEKEGKFTFLDIVNATNSFNEFFCIGKGGFGSVYKAELPIGQVVAVKRFHVAETGDISEVSRKSFENEIKALTEVRHRNIVKLHGFCTSGDYMYLVYEYLERGSLGKTLYGEEGKKKLDWGMRVKVVQGVAHALAYLHHDCSQPIVHRDITVNNILLESEFEPRLSDFGTAKLLGSASTNWTSVAGSYGYMAPELAYTMNVTEKCDVYSFGVVALEVMMGKHPGDLLTSLPAISSSTEEDLLLQDILDQRLEPPTGDLAEEIVFVVRIALACTRANPESRPSMRSVAQEISAHTQAYLSEPFRQITVSKLTDYQK; via the exons ATGCCGACGCCACCACCCGCCCCCTCCCGCCTCCTCCTCGCGGCCCCACTCCTCGCCATCCTTGCCCTCGCCGCCGTCGCTGCCAATGCCAATGCTGCGACACCGCCGCCATCGCCGGCCGAGGCCCTGCTGGCGTGGAAGTCGAGCCTGGGCGACCCGGCGGCGCTGTCCACGTGGACGAACGCCACCCAGGTCTCCATCTGCACCACCTGGCGCGGGGTCTCCTGCGACGTCGCCGGCCGCGTCGTGTCGCTCCGTCTGCTCGGGCTTGGCCTCACGGGCGGCCTGGACTCGCTCGACCCGGCCGCGTTCCCGAGCCTCACCTCCCTCAACCTCAAGGACAACAACCTCACCGGCGCCATCCCGGCGTCGTTCTCGCAGCTGCGCGCTCTGGCCACGCTCGACCTGGGCAGCAACGGGCTCAACGGCACCATCCCGCCGCAGCTCGGCGACCTCACGGACCTCGTCGAACTCCGCCTCTACAACAACAACCTTGTCGGCGACATCCCGTATCAGCTGAGCAGGCTCCCAAAGATCGTCCAGCTCGACCTGGGGTCCAACTACCTGACTATGACTAGCGTCCCGTTCTCACCGATGCCCAAGGTGGAGTTCCTCTCGCTCTCCCTCAACTACCTCAACGGCAGCTTCCCGGAGTTCGTGCTCAGGAGCGGCAACGTCACCTACCTCGACCTGTCGCAGAACGCCTTCTCCGGTCCGGTCCCGGACGCGCTCCCGGAGCGGCTGCCGAACCTGCAGTGGCTCAACCTGTCAGCCAACGCGTTCTCCGGCCGGATCCCAGCGTCGCTCGCGAAGCTGACGAGGCTCAGGGACCTGCACCTTGGCGGCAACAGCCTTACTGGCGGCGTCCCAGACTTCCTCGGGTCCATGTCGCAGCTGAGGGTCCTTGAGCTCGGCAGCAACCCGCTCGGTGGGTCGCTCCCACCGGTTCTTGGCCGGCTCAAGATGCTGCAACGTCTCGACGTGAAGAACGCCAGTCTGGTCTCCACTCTTCCGCCGGAGCTCGGCAGCCTCAGCAACCTCAACTTCGTCGATCTCTCAATTAACCATCTCTCTGGGGGATTGCCGGCGGCGTTCGCCGGGATGAAGAGGATGCAGGAGTTCGGCATATCGTCCAACAACCTCACCGGCGAGATCCCGGGGCAGCTGTTCGCGAGCTGGCCGGAGCTCATATCCTTTCAAGCGCAGACGAACTCTTTGACCGGAACCATTCCACTTGAGGTTGGCAAGGCGACGAAGCTGCTAATCTTGTATCTCTACAGCAACAACATCACCGGCGAGATCCCGTCGCAGCTCGGCTGGTTGGTGAACCTGGCTGAACTGGATTTGTCGGTGAACTCACTCAGCGGACCGATACCAAACTCGTTCGGCAACCTCAAGCAACTCACGCGGCTGGCGCTCTTCTTCAACGAGCTCACCGGCAAGATCCCGCCCGAGATCGGCAACATGACGGCGTTGCAAATCTTGGACGTCAACACCAACAACCTGGAAGGCGAGCTGCCTTCCAGTATCTCGTTGCTTAGGAACCTCCAGTACCTGTCAGTGTTCGACAACAGCATGAGTGGTACCGTCCCACCAGACCTCGGCGCAGGGCTGGCATTGACCGATGTGAGCTTCGCGAACAACAGTTTCTCCGGCGAGCTGCCGCAGAGCCTCTGCGACGGCTTCGCGTTGAATAACTTCACGGCAAACCACAACAGCTTCAGCGGAAAGCTGCCGCCCTGCTTGAAGAACTGCTCCGAGCTGTATCGGGTGCGGCTGGAGGGGAACCATTTCACCGGCGACATCTCGGAGGTATTCGGGGTCCACCCCAGCATGGACTACCTGGACATCTCCGGGAACAAGCTGACTGGTCGGCTTTCAGATGACTGGGGACAATGCACCAAGATCACACGCCTGAAGATGGATGGCAACAGCATATCAGGCGCCATTCCGGCGGCGTTTGGGAACATGACAAGCTTGCAGGACCTCAGCTTGGCTGCGAACAACTTGGCAGGCGCTATTCCACCTGAGCTGGGTAATCTCAACTTCTTGTTCAATCTCAACCTGAGCCATAACTCCTTTTCCGGGCCGATTCCGACAAGTTTGAGCAACAATTCCAAACTGCAGAAACTTGATTTGTCAGGGAACATGCTTAATGGGACCATACCAGCGGGCATCGACAATCTTGGCTCACTAACCTATCTTGATTTGAGCAAGAACGAATTGTCAGGGCAGATACCAAGTGAGCTCGGTAACCTGTTTCAGCTGCAGACCCTGCTGGATTTGAGCAGCAACTCACTGTCTGGTCCTATCCCTTCAAATCTTGTGAAACTGGCTAACCTACAGAAACTGAATTTGTCACACAATGAGCTCAATGGTTCAATTCCAGCAAGTTTCTCTCGCATATCGAGCCTGGAGATTGTTGATTTCTCTTACAATCAGCTCACCGGTGAAATACCGTCAGGCAATGCTTTCCAGAACTCTTCGGCTGAGGCTTACATTGGGAACCTAGGGCTTTGCGGCAATGTGCAAGGCATTCCTTCTTGCGATCGCATCTCCACTTCAGGGCGTCACAAGAGAACAGTCATCGAAATAGTTTTCTCAGTAGTTGGGGCAGTGTTGCTGGCAGGCATTGTTGCTTGCCTCATCCTAGCATGCAGAAGGAGACCCAGGGAACAGAAAGTGTTGGAGGCAAGCACAAACGATCCTTATGAATCCGTGATCTGGGAGAAGGAAGGGAAATTCACATTCCTCGACATCGTGAATGCCACCAACAGCTTCAATGAATTCTTCTGCATCGGTAAAGGCGGGTTTGGGAGCGTGTACAAGGCCGAGCTCCCCATTGGGCAGGTCGTGGCCGTGAAGCGCTTCCATGTGGCTGAGACAGGAGACATATCAGAAGTGAGCAGGAAGAGCTTCGAGAACGAGATCAAGGCACTGACAGAGGTCCGTCACCGGAACATCGTCAAGCTCCATGGCTTCTGCACGAGTGGAGACTACATGTACCTGGTGTATGAGTACCTGGAGAGGGGCAGCTTGGGAAAGACATTGTACGGGGAAGAGGGCAAGAAGAAGCTGGACTGGGGCATGAGGGTGAAGGTGGTCCAGGGGGTTGCTCATGCCCTTGCCTACCTCCACCATGACTGTAGCCAGCCCATTGTTCACCGTGACATCACTGTGAACAATATCCTGCTTGAGTCAGAATTTGAGCCACGGCTGTCTGATTTTGGTACGGCGAAGCTGCTTGGCTCTGCTTCTACAAACTGGACTTCTGTAGCAGGATCATATGGCTATATGGCTCCAG AATTGGCATACACAATGAACGTCACAGAGAAATGCGATGTTTACAGTTTTGGAGTTGTTGCTCTGGAGGTGATGATGGGGAAGCATCCTGGTGACCTCTTAACCTCCCTGCCGGCTATCTCCTCTTCCACAGAAGAAGATTTATTACTGCAGGACATACTAGACCAGCGGTTGGAACCTCCAACGGGTGACCTTGCAGAAGAAATTGTGTTTGTGGTGAGAATCGCGCTCGCTTGCACACGGGCAAATCCCGAATCGCGGCCTTCCATGAGATCAGTTGCTCAAGAGATATCAGCGCATACTCAAGCTTATCTTTCAGAACCGTTCAGACAGATCACAGTAAGCAAGCTAACAGACTACCAGAAGTGA